The sequence TCCAAAGGAGAAGCCGTCTAAACTTGATCCCAAATCAAGGCGTTGCATTTTTATTGATTATGGTGAGGACCAATATGGTTTCCGGTTATAGGATCCGCTTGAAAGAAAAATAATTAGGAGTCAGGATGTGGTGTTCAATGAACACTGTTTTCCAGCCCTGCAGACACAACCGGTTGACATCACAAAATATGTGCCTTTATTGGCATTTGAAAATAATGTGTCGCAGAGTCCTTGAGGTTGCCTTCTACATCTGTTGCTTCCCCAACCTCTGTTTTGGGTTCTGGCCCTATCTCTTCATCTAATGTTTCTAGTCAGTATGATGCAGAGCTTGGGATTGACAACTCCCAGTTTGGTGAGTGTCCTCACATGAGGAGTCTCTTTTTTTACGGTCAATTATCCACCCTTTACAAGGGGATTTTGAACTTTTTCCAGAGGAGCGATTAAATACACGGCCCCCACATGCCAGCCCAGAGCCTGGTAACATATTTGGTTGGCAACACGACCTTGAGCCTTCACGGCTTGCAGACACCTCACCCCTGAGTAGCGCACTAGGACAATTCGGTTTGCAGACGCCTCACCCCTGGGCAACACATGACATCGAGCCTTCATGGCCTGCCCCTGGACAGCGTATTCTCTGGTCCCAAATCAACGAATTCGGTGGAATCTGATAATTCCTCACTGGCTCGTGATATGCCACGGTCTGGTCAAACGGGATAAATTTTTTGATTTGACTGGAAACTCTTCGCAATGTTTACCATCACGGGATGAAGCAGGTTGTTCCAGCTCTGTTAAACCATTAAATGAAATTGGAAAACTGCCAAGTATACAACGCATTGGTCTTTCGAAAACCATAGAAGGCCAATTAGATTATATTGATCGAAGTGATGACCCCGAATTTTATAATCCAAGAGGACAAATTGCACATCTTAATTTTCCTGTTACTCATATACAGAGTGATACGTTTGGGCACAATCTTCGACATATTGGGCGACCAAAGAGCAATGAATTATCACAGAGTGCGAGTGATAAACAAACTCCAGTTACCGGTTTAAGAAGACCCAACAGGAAGAAAGAGGCTTCCGGAAAAGTTTAAGGATTATGAATTATTCCTAGCCGAGTATCCAGAGTTGTTACTCACTAATCAAACTGAGCCAGTTACCTTCAAACAAGCTTGTAATGATCCCCATAGAGAGAAATGGATGGAGGCAATGCGagaggaaatggattccttgaAGGCAAATCTCAAATGGGATTTGGTGAAACTTCCATCTAATAAACAAGTCTTGAAAAATCGATGGTGTATCGGTTGAAGGAAGAAGAAGGCGACAGGAAACACTATAGGGCCAGAAAAGTTGTCAAAGGTTATGATCAGCAAAAAGGTGTAGACTTCAATGAAATTTTCTCTCCGGTTGTGAGAATGACTTCCATTCGTGCAGTTTTGGGTTTAGTAGCAGCAAAAATCTTGAGCTGGAACAACTTGATGTTAAAACCGCCTTTCTTCATGGAGAGATATAGAAGAGGAACTCTATATGCAGCAGCCCAAAAGATTTGTCAGAAAGGGTCAGGAACATTTATGTTGTAGGCTGAAATGAAGTTCGTATGGGCTCAAACAAGCCCCAAGACAGTGGTATTGCAAGTTTGAGCGTTTCATGATTGAGCATCACTTTATCCGCTGTGAGGTTGGTCCATGTGTCTACTACAAGAAGCTTGATTCTGATGAGTTTgttttactattattttatgttgatgacatgctagTCACCGGTTCTAGCGTGAAAATAATTTCTGACTTGAAACAACTTTTAGCTCAGAATTTTGCTATGAAAGATTTAGGGGCTGCAAAACGAATACTTGGAATGCATATAATACGGGACAGGCTAAACAAAGAAATCAGATTGTCTCAAGAAAAGTATATTACTGAAGTTTTAGAAAGATTTGGTATGAAAGATCTTAAGCTGTTGTGACTCCTCTACCTAATCACTTTCGTCTATTCTCCGAAATGTGTCCCAAGACACAAGAAGACAAAGACTTTATGAAACATATTCCATATTCATCAGCAGTTGGCAGCCTTATGTATGCCATGATTTGTACTCGACCCGATATCtctcatgcagtgggagttgttagCATATTTATGAGCAATCTAGGCAAGGCTCATTGGAATGCTGTTAAGTAGATTTTGAGGTACTTGAAAGGTACTTCCAATTATACTTTATGTTTTGGTGGAGGTAAGCTTCAACTACAAGATTATACAGATTCCGATTTGGGTGGTGATTTGGACAAACACCGTTCTACATCCGCATATGTCTTCACATTTTCTGAGGCAGCGATCAGTTGGGCTTCCAGATTGCAACGATCAGTTACTCAATCTTCTGCTGAGGCTGAGTATATAGCTCTATTTGAGGGGGCCAAAGAGATTCTTTGGTTGCAGCGATTATTGAGTGAGCTGGGGTGTAAACAACATGACTGTTGTTTTTTGTGATAGTAACAGCACCATCTTTATGGCTAATAATCAGTCATCTCATCGTCGCTCTAAGCACATTGATTTGCAACACCATTTCATTCATCATGTGGTTGAAGAAGACAAGTTACAGGTTGCGAAGATTGATACAAAGGTGAATCTGGCTAATGCTTTGACTAAGCCTGTGACAAGGGAGAAGTTTGAGTTTTGTAGGAATTCTCTCGGCCTTGTCAAATTCTGATAGCGGGGCAAGTAGGGGAATCTTTGTAGCAGTGATTGggtttcaagtgggagattgttgaagatgaaatgCCAATAGCTTTTTCCCTCCAACTCTCTTGGCTGTTTGACTTCTCTTCTGAGTTGTGTTGGAGTTATTATATATATTTTGCTGTTGTGTATTATATGTATGTGAACAAGAGAATCCCCTGACTAAAAGTGGACGTAGCCAATTTGAGTGAACCACTATAAACCTGCGTGTTCTgttattgtatttttattttattctttcctttctgTTCGTTCTGCACTTCTTCAGTTCGCTTTCATGATCATACAAAAACTAGGTCAAGTTCTCTCCCTATTTCAATTCAATGACATCTCGGGGAAGACTTCTCTCGAAAACCAACCACTGATATCGTTTCAACTTAGATATAGCGTCAATGTTTGTTGGCACTCTTCTAGATTTGGGTGAGGATAAGATGGTCATCGACTCTCTAGTGAATATTTTGATCAAAAGGCATTGCACAAGTGGAGAATGGGTAATCGGTTTACCAATGGTGGTCACGTATCATAACCAACTTTATATATAAGTAGCTCACCGTAGGAAGAACAAAGTAGCCAAGGCTATAAACTTTTTGATACAGGTAGCCAGTATAGTAGAAATAATCGACATTGAATGGACAGTCTCTCTAGTCAATGACAACTATGGTGAACAAGGAGGTTAGAGGTCAGATTTGAGGGCTATAATATAGAATCTTCAgagcttgtaatgtccccttttgagaTGATTCTGGATCTTCTCCTCAAATCACAAATTTAATTAAAACAAGATATCTAAGATAGTTAGAGTTATAACTTTACATTATTCTGATTTGGTCTTGCAATCATATAATCCGTAAGACCCATTATCTTTATTAGGATTAGAGacccaattatatatatatatcatcaatagTTTTAATTCTCATAATCAATCATCATAGGGTTTGGAGATGAAAGTCATAAAGGGTGCCCAATTATTGTTCAACCCAATTAAGTCCAAGAGTATGCAATATCTAACCAAGACAATTCACCCCTTGGGTTACAAGTGGCAGGAACACCCACCTTGAGGATTCCATCTCTTGGGGTGACCTACTTAATTCAAGGGAACTCGGGAATTAAGTCTAAGAGTGCACAACATCTAACCAAGACAACTCGTCTCATGGTCCACAAGCGACATGAACATTGACCTTGATGATTACATTCCTTAGGATGGCCTACTTATATTAAGAGAACCGATGTCTACCACCTCTCCTAACATATTTCCCTCCATTCCCTCAATAATTATTTGTAAGAATAAAGAATAGACAGcttattcaattaaaaaatataataaaatttattacaTATTTAAAGAGCATAGATATATATGATAATATTCATCCATATTAGATATAATAAACATACATATGAAACGTATTCTCATGCACACCACAATATTTACTAATCCAAAGTATTCTGAATGGCAAATCTTTTTTTCTCAATTCCTTTATTGAATGCTGGATTTCAGCTTTGATAACTGCAGATGCTGATCTACTCTCTGATTGCAAACTGGACTTTGAGAATTTACCATCTTTGGGCATGACATTGTTTAATTTAGCCATATGACGTGATTTATACTATCTTTGGGTGTTTTGTTTACCCAGTTTGGTAGTCTTTTAATGAATTAATGTGAAATTAAGAAAATTTAATTTGACATTttgatttcatttattttttaGTTCTATTATTTATAATAGAAAATATGGGtatgtttttatttaaaatatttagttatttcatattgaaaTTGATTTGATTCTAACGAGTGTAATTTTCTATTTTTGTTATCTTTTTTATTGCAAAAATTTTGATGAGTGTAATTTTCTAAAATATTCTAAatagattatttttaaaatatatatgctaGTCTAATACAATATGAATAGATACTATCTCCTACATTATACTTCAtcaaaaaaaactaaaacaaatattttagttaaaaaaaatatatatttaaataaaattaaaataaatattatgaaaaaaattataaataattttaaaataaatattaatcatataTATTTCTGTTTTCTAATTAAAATAATATCTATATATTCACTCAACTTCATTacttatcaatttttctatttttgttttttgttttatctcaaaataaaaaaataataaatagtttCCTTATTTAGCTATTAACTTTTTAAAACAATAGCTAATCGTTGAACCTATGCTTTTTTATTTAAGTATTAAATATCTTAGAAAATTATTGACCTCTATAGCACTTTTAGAATGTTCAGATTTCCAAGTTTTTCATTGGATTTTGCAACTTTCCTCCCCGGGGGAGTAGAACGAGGATAATTCGTAGTACATTTGCAATTTCTATTGAACTATTCTGACCATTGCAGCTTCGAAGCTGGGCTAGTAAAGATGGTGGTGAATGATGTGGTTCAGACGTTGGACAGAGTGCCGTTAGAAGTTGCCCAGCATCCAGTCGGATTGGACAGTGTAAAGAACGCTCTTATTCAGAAATTAAATCTCACTTCAGAGAATGAGGTGGTTAAAGTTGGAATATGGGGCATAGGTGGTATTGGCAAGACCACAGTTGCCAAGGCCGTGTACAATCAGATTTATGATCGTTTTGCTGCTGCTTCCTTCCTATCTGATGTCGGAACCACTGTGCAGAAAACAGTTCACCGGTCCTTATAAAATTGCAGAAAATAGTGCTCAGAGATTTATGCGAATATTATGGAAAAGTAGACAATGTTGTCAAGGACAAAGCTCTGTTCACAGATCGTTTAAGCGGAAAACGTGTCCTGCTTATATTAGATGATGTGGCTACTGAtgaacaattgaatgctttggtgGGGGGTTGGCTAGCCCCTGGCAGCAGAGTCATTATAACATCTAGAAACGAGCACATTCTCAATGTTGCTCGGGTCCCGTCGGAATACATCCATGAGGTGAATGGATTGGATATAAGTGAAGGTCTCCGGTTGTTCAGTTGGCACGCTTTTCTCAGAGCGTCTCCAGATACCAGTTATGAATATCTTTCCAGAGAAATAGTGGAAGCTTGTAGGGGGCATCCTCTTTGTATGATAAGAAGAATGACAGAGACAGAGGTTGCTGGGAGGAAGCCCGTGACAACATTACCCTCATCCAAAAAATTCACGATGTGCTTTACATCAGTTATAGAGGTCttagtgatgaggaaaaggaaaTCTTTATTGACATTGCTTGCTGCTTCATTGGAGAACAAGAAAAGTTTCCCATCGTTTTCTGGAAGTCCTTACAATATAAGATGGTGGACACTGCTTTATGTAATCTTTCAATGAAGTTATTGATAAAGATTGCCGATAGAGGATTGTTTGGTATGTATGACCGTTTGAGAGATATGGGGCGGATCATTGCTGAAAAAGAAAAAGACGGAAACCGACGATGGGAGGCTGCCCATTTAAGAAAGATTGATTTCATTCGCCTTACAGTCAATGAAGGCAATCCACAAAGGCTTCACATGATTTACAGACATAATCTTCGCTATCTTCATTTGCAGAATGTGACCATTGAAGACATGACAGAAAATACTCTGCCTTCAAGTTTGATATGGTTAAAATTGGAAGACTGTACCTTTGCAACTGGGAAGTATAGAGCAATAAAGAAGATCCTTGCAGCAATAAGGGAGCAGGGTCACTCCACACCTGCAGATAACAGTTGGCAATTGAAGATTATGCAACTAAAAGGTTGCTCTAATTTGGACAGCATTCCTATCTCTTCCCTTTTTTCATTTCCTTGTGTACAGCTGCTGCAGCACTTGGACTTGGAAAGGTGCAGAGGTTTAGATTATCTCCCTGATACCATTTGCAGATTGTCACAGCTTCAAACATTGAACTTGGCATGGTGGGATATGTTAAATGAACTCCATCCTAAAATTGGTAACCTGTCACAGCTACAGCACTTGGACTTGAAAGGGTGTGGTAGTTTAAATAACCTACCTCCTTCCATTGGTGGGCTGTCACATCTGGAGTATTTGAACTTGGAAATGTGTTATAACTTAAAGAATCTTCCTGATACCATTGGCGATCTACCGCAGCTGCAGCACTTGAACTTGGAAGCGTGTTTTAACTTAAAGGACCTCCCTCATTCCATTGGCGCTCTGTCACAGCTGCAACACTTAAacttgaaaatgtgttatacattaaATAACCTCCCTCCCTGAGACCATTGGCAACCTATCGCAACTGCAACACTTGGACTTGGAAGGGTGTGCAAGCTTAACTGACCTCCCTGGCACCATTCGTAATCTGTCACTGTTGCAATACTTTACGAAGCCTTCCAAAATGGCTAAACGTGCCATCCAAAGCCGTAGCAGATATCATGAATATATGCCTCCCACCACTGGACTTGCCTTCCAAACAGATAAGAGGTATCATGTGTTTCTGAGTTTCAGGGGACCAGATGTCAGAAACACTCTGGTTGCTCATCTCTACCAAGCTCTCTCCGCAGCAGGACTCAATGTCTTCTTAGACAGTGACAAATTGGAAAAGGGGGAAGTAATTGAGTTGAGCTTGGAAACAGTAATCGAACGCAGTGCCATACGAATTCCCATATTTTCCACAGGCTATGCAAACTCGGCTTGGTGTCTCAAAGAGGCCGCTTCAATGTTGAAATACCCTGGTTTGATTATTCCTCTCTTTTATGCTGTGGATCCAGTGGATGTTAGATATCCTTCGAAGAATTCCAGTCCGTATAAGCAATCTTTTCTCAAACATTATAGCCATTCAGATCAATACCCAAGAGAAGAGATTGAGTGGTGGAAGTCTGTCCTTCAACATATCTGTCCATGCCTAAATTTTGGTGGCCATTCAGTTCGATACCCAAGAAGAGAGATTGACAGTTGGAAGGATGCTCTTCAAGAGATCTCTTCTCGCTCAGGCTGGTCCATGGATATAACTCAAGGGTAAGGAATGAGCCTCTTTCACTTTCTGCTTGCTTttcgatttttttattaattattttgccgcTGGATAATGGATGACAAATGTGTCTCTACTCAAATATAACTATTAAATAAGTCTGGCTTATAATTTTACTTTGGACTCGGAAAATATTATGGTTCGCAAATGATACCCTTCATAAGTTAAAACGAAAAGCCAACCTCCAGCTATATTAATAGTTGAAAAAATATTATATACCAGAATAGATAATATATAGTTCTGGGGAGATATTATTTTTCATTATAAAATTTAAttggatttcttttgtttgtgacaccattttttatttgaatataatttaattggtagattttaaaattattaaaagatACTTAAAATTTATGtcgattttaaattttaaaattaaattttacaaCAAATTTAAATTTATGTGGATTTTAAATTTTACAACAAATTTAAATTTATGTGGATTTTAAATTTTACAACAAAACTTTGTTGGATGTAAATTATTTCTAACATGCCCTTTCATTTAATATATGTGAATGCTTGATTTTCTTCTCTGAATTTTACCTTCTTGACTTTCCTGCTTCTCTTTGGAATGGGGTAGAACAACGATTAAGTAATAGCTTTGGAATTTCTATTAAATATACTCCGACCATTGCAGCCTTGAAGCTCGTCTACTAAGGACGGTGGTGAATGATCTGGTTGACATTGGACAGGGTGACGTTAGAAGTTGCCAAGCATCCAGTTGGATTGGACAGCGTGAAGAATGCTCTCATTCAGAAACTGAATCTCAATTCAGTGGATGATGTGATTAAAATTGGAATATGGGGGATTGGTGGTATTGGTAAAACCACAGTTGCCAAGGCTCTATACAATCAAGTTTATATGGAATTTGAAGCtgtttcttttgtttttaataTCAGTGCCACTGCTGCAGATGAGACAGGTCTAATAAGATTGCAGAGAGAAGTTCTCAGGGATTTATGCAATTATGATGGTGAAGTGTACAGTGTTCTTCAGGGCAAATCTTTGTTCAAAGATCGTTTGAGAGGAAAACTCGTACTCTTGTCTTGGATGATGTTGATGCTATGGTACAATTGGATGCTTTGGCTGAGGATTGGCTCGTCCCTGGCAGCAGGGTTATAATAACTTCTAGGGACATGAACATTCTCAATGTTGCAAACATCTCATCTGAATGCATCCATGAGATGAGTGGATTGGAGACAAATGAAGCTCTACAATTATTTAGTTGGCATGCTTTTTTAAGAGCACCTCCAATTCCCGGTTACGAAGATTTGTCTAGAAGAGTAGTAGAAGCTTGTAAGGGGCATCCTCTTACATTAGAAGTGATAGGATCCTTCCTCTATCGTAGGAAAGATACAAGTTGCTGGATAGAGGCCCTTAACAACATTACTCTTAACAACATTACTTCTTACACCTCTATATTCACATAAGACTCAAGATCATTTGGCAGGAAAACGTGTGCTGCTTGTTCTGAACGATGTGGATTCTGTTGTACACTTGGTTTCTCTAGTTGGGGATTGGCTtgtgtgttttttgttttttatgcTGGTAGCAGAGTTATTATATCTTCGACAGACAAGATCTGAATGTTTGGGTCGCATCCGAAGGCATCCCCGTGGAAACTAGGAGAAATTCTTTGTTATTGCCAAAATTGCAACCCGTCACAAAAGGTAATAATTTGTGAGTGTTTTGCAATCTCAATGTTATCTATCCAATTTGTATTCTATATTGATGTATGGACATCATTGATGCATTTTTTAGTCTttgtaaaaagaaccttgtttaaATTTCAATTTTACTCTTGCAAATCATTTTCTTGTTAGCTTTGATTTATTTGAAAAGGTTAAAGTTTATTTATGTTTCTTTATAATTATATGCCTTTTATAATTACATGCCTTCTAAATCTATTGGaaatttttagaattaaaagttAAAAGAGGATAATAGTAATTATGTTGTGGAAATGTTTacttaaaaaaaattgatctaaatGATTGTAGGAGGGacttatatatttttgtttttgcaTTTAAGAACATTCATGTGAacattaacaaatttacaaattattttcaaacatctttattgattcattgtgttaaaattttaaatattattgttttatttatgaATATTTATTTCAAATTCATTTTATGTCCTAACTTTTATACCAAGACTAATTAAAATTGATTGAGTTGATTATTTAATTTTTGTTAGCTTTGAATTGAAGGTTAAGGTTGTTGTTAGGATATAGAGCTCCTTGAAGAGATTTGACTTTAAGCCATCTTAAGATTATGAATATGTTGCTTGCTTTTGGGtgctttttcttctttgtttttcttcctcttgttgttgggatgttgttggttttgCACATGCTTTGCaatcttttatttttcttactCTTGTTGTTGGGATGTTGATGGTTTTGCCTATGCTTTGCAATCTTTATATTGTTTGTCGATACTATTGGATTCATATTGATGTATGACCATAATTGATGTATCTTTTTTTTACTTTGTAAGAGGATGGGTCATCTCTTTAACActtaaaaaaaatgttatattttatttatttgaaaaaggTTAAAatctattaaattttatttttgagtATAAATTCCCCAATccaattgaaaatattattaattttagtTAGAGTCATAAAAAGTTG is a genomic window of Cryptomeria japonica chromosome 7, Sugi_1.0, whole genome shotgun sequence containing:
- the LOC131856756 gene encoding disease resistance protein RPV1-like; amino-acid sequence: MGRIIAEKEKDGNRRWEAAHLRKIDFIRLTVNEGNPQRLHMIYRHNLRYLHLQNVTIEDMTENTLPSSLIWLKLEDCTFATGKYRAIKKILAAIREQGHSTPADNSWQLKIMQLKGCSNLDSIPISSLFSFPCVQLLQHLDLERCRGLDYLPDTICRLSQLQTLNLAWWDMLNELHPKIGNLSQLQHLDLKGCGSLNNLPPSIGGLSHLEYLNLEMCYNLKNLPDTIGDLPQLQHLNLEACFNLKDLPHSIGALSQLQHLNLKMCYTLNNLPP
- the LOC131856757 gene encoding disease resistance protein Roq1-like gives rise to the protein MAKRAIQSRSRYHEYMPPTTGLAFQTDKRYHVFLSFRGPDVRNTLVAHLYQALSAAGLNVFLDSDKLEKGEVIELSLETVIERSAIRIPIFSTGYANSAWCLKEAASMLKYPGLIIPLFYAVDPVDVRYPSKNSSPYKQSFLKHYSHSDQYPREEIEWWKSVLQHICPCLNFGGHSVRYPRREIDSWKDALQEISSRSGWSMDITQGVTLEVAKHPVGLDSVKNALIQKLNLNSVDDVIKIGIWGIGGIGKTTVAKALYNQVYMEFEAVSFVFNISATAADETGQIFVQRSFERKTRTLVLDDVDAMVQLDALAEDWLVPGSRVIITSRDMNILNVANISSECIHEMSGLETNEALQLFSWHAFLRAPPIPGYEDLSRRVVEACKGHPLTLEVIGSFLYRRKDTSCWIEALNNITLNNITSYTSIFT